The Azospirillum sp. TSH100 genome includes a region encoding these proteins:
- a CDS encoding glycosyltransferase produces MTVKPTLMAPAMAFDADQIGLLLHGRIWLDLTETTSSFHRTGIQRTLARMIATAPDRGRLVPFTVAPDGMVVVHDHALLDLLADELFAVDDFERVSARIAELTARPLCRVDRDALLSARAVVNIEVFYNSVRAEFYAHLTKRMRERIFFLIYDIIPIGQPDHFKNHLPFAMEYFRFCLSVENIATISSFTRDQVVAVMGRRDPDNIRVITLGSDTFGTVLPLSPARLAADPPGGTPLFTVVGTVTDRKGHLLVLRTFRALWDEGVEAALAFLGNPDGATSDILFEEMEEAGRNPARFRWVRAPGDADIREGLASSWGTVYVSDGEGFGLGPLESLQAGVPTIVRSDYPSLADVPPLGQIRVPPHDTAALKAAVLSLLDRKTHQAARAELAGLTLKSWTRFGQDLNGWIEERAAPVQPVDDLGFEAIAAGGLRSGSLRACRDLLFGTANAFAKAALELNFDLDGWYGSGRLGRLVELDLLSPPLLVADLVHHSVAVGLCDRQAGVRTLLTCLALTAGRKGGTGAGRLHHDLLAVITGAPGNRSAMPPQLDRLPAEIDRLNRLDGLPAADFPTALARTMAGEALDPALWRSLCLFTGAFSATRRQALVKGLFVGPVSLETGWDRWVTLYCAASVVLSDPDWGRTPAPCSDMQLLSPVTPPALRDLRPQHSGIGRRFADARTLRETAGDAQVFEALTGRKPDGDQSAALRDLREAGACREALLAFIATHWMGLAPDSLDALRLSAAKSLLTRLRDAAAQVGDGNGAKDGTGAGLEPEAFISLCHAGILLRRADEADTARHLDILQRQSPFQLIEELMRSPDARQTYGDMAVAVIDANPRHNAFLTAPLMRSVERLLEVPDGQFAALLHKRLLGRTAQAGEADALGARLALGVSRERLIAETMAGIGFRARILPDPDEQAAVQRLLGTRLLERCRDSLRLLDAEGFTETCFLQFRGRLPTAEEKAGWPLTGGTGGTGGWRVLVRASLDSEECKTVFSADCLDRIRPLLADRLISRPSLIRRVATLLTMGEADFAARLHETLTGRRAAPSTRSTLAYRLSLGMPRETAIFQILGRMVRTGAPAAEEGPNATFVELVDALAVAIARRLHQAQARGTDAYVDACYLAVLGRPADSDARNGYAAVMRNEPRSGWLMVAQHLCRSSEYAGAAGPFAQSRLIHVIAALLTEPHRAEALLGLAASS; encoded by the coding sequence ATGACAGTGAAGCCGACCCTGATGGCACCCGCCATGGCCTTCGACGCCGATCAGATCGGCCTCCTGCTCCATGGCCGGATCTGGCTCGACCTGACCGAAACGACCAGCAGCTTCCACCGGACGGGCATCCAGAGGACATTGGCCCGGATGATCGCGACGGCGCCCGACCGCGGGCGCCTCGTCCCCTTCACCGTGGCACCGGACGGCATGGTGGTCGTGCACGACCACGCCCTGCTCGACCTGCTGGCCGACGAGCTTTTCGCGGTGGACGATTTCGAAAGGGTGAGCGCCAGGATCGCAGAGCTGACCGCCCGCCCGCTCTGCCGGGTGGACCGTGACGCCCTTCTCTCCGCACGCGCGGTGGTCAATATCGAGGTCTTCTACAATTCCGTCCGCGCCGAATTCTACGCCCACCTGACCAAGCGCATGCGCGAGCGGATCTTCTTCCTGATCTACGACATCATCCCAATCGGGCAGCCTGACCACTTCAAGAACCATCTGCCCTTCGCGATGGAATATTTCCGCTTCTGCCTGAGCGTGGAAAACATCGCGACGATCTCGTCCTTCACCCGGGATCAGGTGGTCGCCGTCATGGGACGGCGCGACCCGGACAACATCCGGGTCATCACCCTGGGCAGCGATACCTTCGGCACGGTGCTGCCGCTGTCCCCCGCGCGGCTGGCTGCCGACCCGCCGGGCGGCACCCCGCTGTTCACCGTCGTCGGCACGGTGACCGACCGCAAAGGGCATCTGCTCGTCCTCCGGACCTTCCGTGCCCTGTGGGACGAAGGCGTTGAGGCGGCGCTTGCCTTTCTCGGCAATCCCGATGGCGCCACCTCGGACATCCTGTTCGAGGAGATGGAGGAGGCCGGGCGAAATCCAGCGCGCTTCCGCTGGGTCCGGGCCCCGGGCGACGCCGACATCCGCGAGGGCCTGGCCTCCTCCTGGGGCACGGTCTATGTCAGCGACGGCGAGGGATTCGGGCTGGGGCCGCTGGAAAGCCTCCAGGCCGGCGTTCCGACCATCGTGCGTTCCGATTACCCGTCCCTGGCGGATGTGCCGCCACTGGGGCAGATCCGCGTCCCTCCCCACGACACGGCGGCGTTGAAGGCCGCCGTGCTGTCGCTGCTGGACCGCAAGACCCACCAGGCGGCAAGGGCGGAACTGGCTGGCCTGACGCTCAAGAGCTGGACACGGTTCGGTCAGGATCTGAACGGCTGGATCGAGGAGCGTGCGGCGCCGGTCCAGCCCGTGGACGACCTGGGATTCGAAGCGATCGCGGCCGGCGGACTGCGTTCGGGATCGCTGCGGGCTTGCCGTGACCTGCTGTTCGGCACCGCCAACGCCTTCGCCAAGGCGGCGCTGGAGCTCAACTTCGATCTCGATGGCTGGTACGGCTCTGGCCGGCTGGGGCGGCTGGTCGAACTCGATCTCCTTTCCCCCCCGCTTCTGGTGGCCGACCTCGTCCATCACAGCGTCGCCGTCGGCCTGTGCGACCGGCAGGCGGGCGTGCGGACCCTGTTGACCTGCCTTGCCCTGACGGCGGGCCGGAAAGGCGGAACCGGCGCGGGCCGCCTTCATCATGACCTGCTGGCGGTCATTACCGGCGCTCCCGGCAACCGGAGCGCAATGCCGCCGCAACTCGACCGCCTGCCGGCCGAGATCGACCGGCTGAACCGCCTGGATGGCCTTCCCGCCGCGGATTTCCCCACCGCCCTGGCCCGGACCATGGCCGGAGAAGCCCTGGATCCGGCGCTGTGGCGCAGCCTCTGCCTGTTCACCGGCGCCTTCTCCGCCACGCGACGGCAGGCCCTGGTGAAAGGCCTGTTCGTCGGCCCGGTGAGCCTGGAGACGGGTTGGGATCGCTGGGTCACCCTGTATTGCGCCGCCTCCGTCGTCCTGTCCGATCCAGACTGGGGCCGGACGCCGGCCCCCTGCAGCGACATGCAGCTGCTGTCACCCGTCACGCCGCCGGCCCTGCGCGACCTGCGGCCACAGCACTCCGGGATCGGGCGGCGATTCGCCGATGCCCGGACCCTGCGGGAAACGGCCGGCGACGCACAGGTCTTCGAAGCGTTGACCGGACGCAAGCCCGACGGCGACCAGTCGGCGGCCCTGCGGGACCTGCGCGAGGCGGGAGCATGCCGGGAAGCCCTGCTCGCCTTCATCGCCACCCACTGGATGGGGCTTGCCCCGGACAGCCTGGACGCCCTGCGCCTGAGCGCGGCCAAGTCGCTCCTGACCCGGCTGCGGGATGCCGCCGCCCAGGTCGGCGACGGCAACGGGGCCAAGGATGGGACTGGCGCGGGGCTGGAGCCCGAAGCCTTCATATCCCTTTGCCACGCCGGCATTCTGCTGCGTCGCGCCGACGAGGCGGACACCGCGCGGCATCTCGACATCCTTCAGCGGCAGTCTCCGTTCCAGCTCATCGAGGAGCTGATGCGGTCGCCGGATGCCCGGCAAACCTACGGCGACATGGCGGTGGCGGTGATCGACGCCAATCCGCGCCACAACGCCTTCCTGACCGCCCCGCTGATGCGCAGCGTCGAACGCCTGCTGGAGGTGCCCGACGGACAGTTCGCCGCCCTGCTCCACAAGAGGCTTCTGGGACGGACGGCCCAGGCCGGCGAAGCCGATGCCCTGGGTGCCCGGCTTGCACTCGGCGTGTCCAGGGAACGGCTGATCGCCGAAACGATGGCGGGCATCGGCTTCCGTGCCCGCATCCTTCCGGATCCGGACGAGCAGGCCGCCGTCCAGCGGCTTCTGGGAACGCGGCTTCTGGAGCGCTGCCGGGACAGCCTGCGCCTGCTGGACGCGGAAGGGTTCACCGAGACCTGCTTCCTCCAATTCCGCGGCCGGCTTCCCACGGCGGAGGAAAAGGCCGGATGGCCCCTTACCGGCGGAACCGGTGGGACCGGCGGCTGGCGCGTGCTTGTGCGTGCCAGCCTGGACTCCGAGGAGTGCAAGACGGTCTTCTCCGCCGACTGCCTGGATCGCATCCGTCCGCTTCTGGCCGACCGGCTGATCTCGCGGCCTTCCCTGATCAGGCGCGTCGCCACCCTGCTGACCATGGGCGAAGCGGATTTCGCCGCCCGGCTGCACGAAACGCTCACCGGGAGGCGGGCCGCCCCCTCCACCCGCAGCACCCTGGCCTACCGCCTGTCGCTGGGCATGCCGCGGGAGACCGCCATCTTCCAGATCCTCGGACGCATGGTCCGGACAGGCGCCCCGGCGGCGGAGGAAGGGCCGAACGCGACCTTCGTGGAACTGGTCGATGCGCTTGCCGTCGCCATCGCGCGCCGGCTTCACCAGGCACAGGCCCGTGGCACGGACGCCTATGTCGATGCCTGTTATCTGGCCGTTCTTGGCCGGCCGGCCGATTCCGACGCCCGGAACGGCTACGCGGCGGTGATGCGCAACGAACCGCGGAGCGGCTGGCTGATGGTGGCGCAGCATCTCTGCCGCTCGTCCGAATATGCCGGTGCCGCCGGCCCGTTCGCCCAGTCCCGCCTGATCCACGTGATCGCGGCGCTGCTGACCGAACCGCACCGGGCGGAGGCTCTGCTGGGGCTTGCGGCCTCGTCCTAA